From the genome of Phalacrocorax carbo chromosome 5, bPhaCar2.1, whole genome shotgun sequence:
cttttcctaACAGATTGTAGAAACAGCTTATTActtgacaaagaaaaatgtgtagGTATAGAACAGAAATGCGAGTCCTACAGAGCTGACGGCAGTGTTTTAGGTTTGGAGGAGCCAATGGATAAGAGACATTCTTCTTGGCTTCTCCGCCTGTTTAGTAGCTACTAGCGTTACAAGGACGGGACTGTGGGGATCCTCATTAATGAGATACACGCCTCGGCTGCACGCGAGACTGGATCACAGAAGCTtcagaagctttaaaaaaatgttgttacAGAGCTACAGAATTATGTTTTCCACAAATAGTTTGTCTTTGTCCATACACTTTTTAAAGCGCATGAATTTACATGCTTCCAtaatttctcacagaaaagtaTTCAGGTtgtaaaaaaaaggaaaaataacaaacaaaaatcctcaAAATGTTTAACGTCAGTAACAAATTGTAACAAATGAGAGGAAAACTTCCATGCAGACTTGACAGAAACTGGGTAGATAAGAATGTAAGAACACAGGACGAAAGAATTCACACGACCATCACTCAAGCATTAAGAGACAGCACAGCTGGTCAAGTCTTCAGGGAAGCCCCAGTTGTTTATAAAAAAGTTTAAAGttatttactttgaaaagtGCTCCACCTAAAGGTAATATTCTTTCAAAGAATAAAGCCTTGTATGTagataaaataattctgtgtcTTATCTCAATCATCACGGCAACGTTTCACAGCCCGTAACAGTTTTGCTTGGCATTTAAAAGACTTAGTGCACGGATAAGGACTTAGGGAAGGCTCTTGTGGAAGGAATAGTGAAAGTCGATAGCCGAGGATTAGGTCTGGGAAAAGGAACAGGTCATTTGAACAGCAGGATGCAGTTTCCCACAGCCACATGAATCAAACTGAACTCTGGGCACGTACACGCGAGTatggggcgggggcgggggtgtgtgtgtggttttttaagTCAGAACTAAGTACCTTGTCCTAGTGTTGGGGTATCTTATTTGTTGGAGGTGCCAGCTTAAATTTCTGCAACAGAATGCATCaaggaagttttaaaagaaatgtgacATTACTATGCTAACAGATAATAGATAAGTGGAAGGACACAGAGATGGAAGCAAAGGACTCTGGGTTTTTCTAGCAGCTTTGCACATCACGTGCATCATATCAAGTCACTTAAAACCTTTTGTTTCAAAAGGGCTTCTATAACTTAGAGTGGCGAGTGTCGATGAAAAACCACATTAACTTTCCTGTGCCAGGGTGGAAATTCCCATCCCTCGATGTCCACGTGTTGGTTTactgcagaaataaaggaaaaacactAGTTATCATGAGGCCGTGGTGGAGGCTAAATGTATGACGCTAACTAATAAGCATAAAATTTACCTGTATCCATGTCCATTGAATGCATCAGAATATAAGAAATATGATTATGAATACGTAACGATATTGCATCTTTCAGTAAATGAGCTCACTCTTCAAATACCTTTTTGCTCTTGTGAATCTGTTCTGCTGAGAGAGAACACTTTCTGCAACGGATTGGATTTTGACAAAAACACCTTCAGGCTTTTTGAGCTGCAGGGGCAGGAATTGTGCTTTACACCGCAGACACATCAAGATAAAACTAGTGAGTGTTAGTTGCAGAGAAAAACTATAGTGGCATTTTAGTGCTACTTTTATAAAGGAAACTATATATTGTTACCGCCATGGTGCTGGTGAGGCGAGTAACACTAAGGATGGTCGAAAGAGTCACTGGTGGTCACAGGACGggtcagcagcagagctgtgattAGATACCGGAATGAGGCCCCGGCTGCATCGGCATTTCCAGACTTCAGACAGACTTCAGCTGGGAGAAGAGTTTCCAACGTAGCAGCCTCGATACTTGTATTTCCATGTAGACAGTGATTTGATCTGAtattattactgtttatttATTAGGTAAGGAATCAGTATTCTTATACTTTTAACTGCGTCTAAACTGAACAGCTAGCTGGCACTAAAATAGAGAGAGATGCAAGGCACGTCCTATCCATCGGTCCTGGTTCAGCATTTCTCCCAGTGACCATGAAGACCAACATTTCCCATTTATCCACTTCAAGGCCATCCTGTAGCACGCGTGGCACCCTGAGATAATCCTCCCAGCCACGCAATAAGTGACTTCTGCAGCCCATTCAGATACGACTTGAGCTCTAGACTATCAAATGCGTAAGAATCTAGAAGGGAAAACCTCGCGTTTAGCATGGAAACACCAGAACTACTTCCAACATCTGCTTCACTTCCACTGCACCGTCCAGCACTAGCGCTGCCTTCTACTCCTCTACACAACGTCGTTGGGCCAGTGCTGCATCCACTTCCCATTTAGATCAATGgatctaaatatatttttgtattatattCTTATCAATAGCACTCTGATTAGAGTGAGACGCACTCTGTGACACTTACGTGACATCCAGATTTGTACGGTGTGACTGACAGCCCAGCAGAAGATGGCTCACATTTTTTCATGCCTGTGCAGAGCACAGAAACACTTCAAAGGCTTCCTTGCTCTAAGACTAGCCCAGATAGTAGCGCTACAAGAACTAAGTAATGAGAAGCATGTATCCTTGGCTGCATGTCTGATGCATATAGTTCTACTCCGTGTAGTAGCTGCATCTTGAAACACGGCAATATGAGCTGCCAAGTACTATTAGAGCAAGACCAAGAACACTCCTCCAGCTTAACAGTACCGTGAGTGCCCGCCAACATGCCGCAATATTAATACTCAAAAGTTCCTCTGTCACATGTTTCATACATTTAGATTGGGCCCACTCTACTGCCCACTAGATCTCCAAAATATAACAAGCACCTTGCAGTTAGCAGTCGCTGCAAGTTACCCAGATTTAGACAACAAAGTTCGGGCAATTTCAAGGGATTTAGATACTGACTCTCAATGAAATTAAGTGAAAATAAGGCTTCGGGTAAAATTTGTTCCTATAACAAATAGGAGACTGAGTTCAATTTGCCTGTTGTAAGGACGGAGATTTAATCCACCGTTATAATTTAGCTGTGTAGAAAACTAGGAATGCCATATACCCTGTGGAATTTACTTGCTCACGGTAACACTGCTGCACAGGCAGCATCTGCAGGGATGGCCCCTGCAGTTCAGTGTTCGGAGAGATGAACAAAGCAAGGACACGAAGAGCACGGACTGGCCCTGGTACCTCAGCCAGCTGCTCAGCCAGCCAGCGCAGACGTCCCGGCGTACGCTGCCGTTCTTCCACCGCTACCCTCATGGGAACGTTTTTAGTGTGACTTCTTTCTCCTACAGCTTCCCATCAGGTGATGCCAAAAAACCATGGAAAATGTGTATGCGTGCCCAGTCACGTTACTATAATTAGCCTCAGGAGCAATGGCTCTTTTAAGAGCTCTAACCACAGCCCGTAAGAGCACAAGGTTCACTATCACGCATTATCAGGCTTTTTCagagattactttttttccttcatctaaTTACATAATTAGAGCTACTTTCCAAGAAGTATCCCGTTGCCACAGGTTGAGATGCTTGGTATGCCTTCGTAGGGAACTACACCAGCAGAAGCAGTTTTACAGAGGCTGGAGGTACAAACCgctctcctcccaggcagctatcggtgctgctccagctgggaaGGGATTTGACTGGAAATGATTTGAAAGGGAACATTGTGAAcacaaaaatctcattttaatttaaaaaaaaaagcgtcacaaaagtgattttttaTCTCCCGTCGCTCTTCCTTCTCTTAAAATGTTTGAAGCATTACTTGAACTATTTtttataagagaaaaaaatggcacCGGTataaaagtactttaaaaataggaaaaaatacagaatgagACAGTAAGATTTCACCTACATGAAAGattcctctctgttcctttAGCTCCTGTTTAAAAGAAACGGAAAAAAGATTTAGCAGTGCTATTCAGTAAAGCCTTCACTGAGTAAGAAGGGACCAAATTCTTAGTCTGTTCTTTGCATGcggttatttttgtttcttatttcagCTACATCAGATTTTGGTTCTTACTCATTACATTACAGATAAACAGAGTTAGAGGCAgctgagttttcttttccttcttgcatCATTATTGTTTTCTAACTGTCAGAGCAGGGCGGCTCGTGAACAGCCTCCCAAGAGAACTGGTAGGGTCTGAAAGAGGGTAACGATGCCGTTGCTGTGTGACAGCGGCGGTCGAGGCTGACTGAGCCGGGGAGGTTGTTCAGCTGAGCATAAATCAGCCTCACCAAGAGAAGGAGAGGTTGGATCTTACATGAGGATGACAGGTACGCTGTCTACCGCGGGTGATGATGGAATTATACAGGGTTAAGGATATACTAGTAACCATGGTACTAAAGCAGAGATGTTTGCATATACCGTTATCTGCACTGTTATCCGACACTGGTTGTTAAAACGTGCCCACGTAGCTATGTCTTCAGTGCTATTGCTTCAGCACGCACACACGCTCCCACGCCATCTTCCCTTTGCTGGTCTTTTGCACCATTGCGTGGTTTTTAGTGTGAGTAGCCAGAAAGAATTCCCTTCAGCTTCAGGTTAAGCTTGCAGAGCTGGCAATAGAAACTGaaatttcattctgaaattCAGAAGATACACTACAGAAGCAACTAAAATGATGATAAACACGGGACGTTAGTGTCCAATGTACAGACATAGTAAAATGTTAGTCTAAAATGCAAGCCATTTAAAATACCAGCTATGTTACAGCACTGCTGTGATaaattcccttctctttctcacTTGACTTCAGAAGAGAATTCCCAGGCAGCAGGCCTGATTCAGCATTCAAAATCCTTTTGTTAGTTAAGAATATGTCATGGTGAATTTAATCAAATACAAATAGCACAAGCAGGCTTTGAAAGAACTATAATAAGAAGGTGACTGTTTTTccaagaaggagaaggaaggtctGCGCCAGGAGCTCGGAACAACCCGATAATACCATGTGCAGATGACAAGATGACGTCCCAGACTTTCCAGAAACGATGActcaaacaagaaaacagaagggcAAACCGTAGGTTGGGGTTGTGTCAGACGCGCGATAGCACAATCATCAGGAAGGGCACTTACTGAGCCGGCCGTCAGGAGCTGGGCTTCTGGCTCCGACACTGCCCTCCTGTGTGACCTTGGGCAAGTCACTTCAACAGTAACCGGAATAGTAAGAACTGGAACCGTGagcactgctttcttttttctctcagatgtttagatttttaaaacaactgacaaagaaaaacatgccTTAAGCACCTTACAAACCTATCTGTTATTACTTCATAACGGCTGTGCAGCACAGTGATCGTGCAGCTGTTTTATGAGGAATTCCGGAAAGCAACAGACAACTTGTTTCTATTAAAGCATCCTCTGACATAACATCGTACATTTATTAAACTTCAGGGTGGAACTATCCAGGTGTGAATTGTATAAAATGGTATCCTGCTAACACAGAAAATTGCCTTTAAACACTCCACCAAGGAAGCTCATGTGGTACTGGATGAACTAGCACTTGCTTTGGAAAGGTATAAAAGTACTGCTTGCTGTCTCCTAGCAGAGAGCCTAGGTAGAATACTGTTCTGTAGGATTTTAATGCCAAATACTGTCCACACTTTTCCTTAAACTCCAGTAAAGCTTCAAAGTGTTTGTTAGCCTCCAAAAACCAAATCAACACACATAAAGCAAGAACTGAGGGGGAAAGGCTATGCTGGGGTAGCGGGGAGGGCAGGATTGAAAGAAAATGACTATTTGTTGGAAAATAAATCCTAGATCCACTTCTCCAGAAGAGGTTTGAGTGATCCTGGCACCTTTTTACTGAAACACCTCACAATCATTTCACATACTTACCATCACAACATGCTGAGCTAAGGAATATCCTTATTTACGAAAATGGGTCGCAGAGGACAGAGGGTTTAGACTGGCCTTGTCCCCAAAGCACCAGGCTAGCACCCTCACCCACGGAGAGGTCCCACTCCTGCTGCCGCGCAGGTAGGCAGGATATCCTGGTTACCAGCGTGCCTCAAAACCCCGTTATGCCAGCCACAGCTCCCGACAGCAAGGAAGGTCTCCCCGggcctcccctcctcagcagggctAGAGAAGCCGGGTGGACTCTCAGCCACCACCTCACCTCTCTGCTGCCAGATAATCTACAAGTACTGCGGTGTAATTCTCACCGGCAGATATTGGCTCGGGGACACACTGCAATAGCAGCCaactggaggggggggggggggagttaaaaaaaaaaaaaaatcaagctgttctgtttaaaataatttactcttgctgatgtatttatttatgtaatttGATTTTCTAGGCTACCCTTCAGTTATAACGATGCCGAACTGGGGAGGTGGAGCCAAATGCGGTGCCTGTGAAAAGACAGTGTACCACGCTGAGGAAATCCAGTGCAATGGAAGGAGTTTTCACAAGACATGCTTCCTCTGCAGTAAGCTGGGCTACACTGTTTTGACTTCACAGTATTCCCATAGCTCTGTATAAATCTTCCATTAAAGCAAGTAAATGTTCCCTAATCCGACACATTTGCTCACAGGACACCTACAACAGGTTTTTAAACACCCCAAGCAACATACAGAATGCTAGAAGCAACTGGCATCAGACTGAATTTCACACAGGGAAAGTTTTATAAAGCTTATGCATCTTATTTCTGGGCAAGTTTGAAGTAGCAGACAGTCATGATAATCATCCTACCTAAAATACAGCACAGAGAGACTGATCCTGGGCCGGCGCACTCTAGAAACCTACAGACAAAACATGTTTCCCATCCTTTTAGTAATGGAAGGATGGAAAATGACTGTAtctgttttcaaagcagcagtCAGTTTTCTGAAATGACAGTTTGCCATCAGTAGCAGCTCTTAATAATCAAGGCCAGTTTTCTAACCCTTCACCCTGAGCCTCGTGGGCTCCAGGCTTTTCTTATTCTGAACATACATTGGATATTATTGTTAGGGACACTAGAGTGCTGCAGCATCACGGTATCTAGGTCCATCTCCAGGAAACCCTACCTCCTGTCCCACAACGTAGcattttatgggtttttttcaagttaaaaaGTCTAGAAGAACTAAACATCCCTCTTAAGACAGAAGTATGTCTTATTGGGTTATCATAGATGATTACTTTTATGGTGAATATTAACATTAGTTCATTTCACACAGGAAAGCTGAAGGACGTTACCCCAGTGTCATCCAAACCTCCCACCAACAGCATACAAGTTCCTCAGTCTCCTCCAACCCCGTATCTCACATAGCCCCATTTCACTTACTCTTTTACTCCACATACCTCCGGAATGTTTGGCAGCTGGCTTCCAGGCATATTGCTTTCTCTGCAATGAGCTAGCACTAGAAAAATTAGAGAGAAGGTGTCAGTTCAGCTCTGTTTGCCCTTTGTGGGGAGAGCAAACCATTTGCTAAGCAGTTTGTTTTGTAGACAATGCTTGAGATTTAGTACCTTTGCAGGATGAATTCCAGTATGACAGCTTAGAAGCCACTGAATCCCATTTTCCACCCTCCTTTCCCGGATGGATAGAGAATTCTCGTTTGGAGGCATGTGATTGGTATTACATGCTTAGATGACACGGTACAGCATTATGCAGAATCAGCCCAAAGGACACACTTGAGACATCGTTGCCTTTCCCCGAGTGCCCTGCAAGCGATGCCTAAAAGACGGAGAAGGAATTCCCTCAAAAAGTTTTCAGTTAATTGGCAACCTTCAGCTGATTCTTACAGAATGGTAAAAATCTCAGGTTCTGTGAAAACTAGAGACTTCTTACTGCGTCCATGTGCTGCCTATAACAATTAATACTAGATATCAGAAGACCTATAGGGAGAGGGACACGAATGTGGTAATTACGAGAAAAGCTTTAACCGATGCTTGTGCTTTATCAAATGCTAGAAAACGATGCGGCAGAAAACAACAAATGAGTAGACTCTCCAgctctaataaaaataaatggctgtCCTTATAGGGCACAGTTAATGTTTCTCTCCCACCTAATACTGGAAGAAGTTTAAGTTCCATCCTCAGCATAAATGATGGGGCTTTTTAGTGATTCATGATAAACAACATCCATCCACAAGCTCTGCCAACTGTTCATTTGGTTTGTTGTggggggttttgtgtttggttttggttgatTGGTTGGgggctttttggtttggggtggggtttttttgtgtgtgtggtttttttttttattttatttgcctcTTGTAGCCATAAGTCTGAACTAAATTATTAATAGGTTAGATACTAAAAAAAGTATTCCCAGCAGCAGTATGTTTAAGGTCAAAACCCAGAGATGCATCTAAGCCCAGCTGGCATATAAGAGGTATGTTAATTAGCTTTACTTTTCTCACGATTCACACACACTAATCAGCAGCTCTGGACAACTCGGTATCACGTATCATGTTCATGGGCTTTTCAATGAACCAATTACATGATTTCATTtctcaagagaagaaaaacaatcctTCCCAACCTGATCTCAGGTATGGAATCAGTTAACCTATTAGCTGagctttcatatatttttatattaaatatacttaaaatatatttcatattttacattatatttGACCAGACACCCAAAACACACCAGCGTTTTTTTGTCCAAAAAGTTCAATTTTGGCAAAATGATAAACAATTCCAGCCAACCTGTTAACACAGTAAGAATCAGACAATCTAAACTATAAATCACACTCTCTCCGCTCCATAATTCTTCCCCACTAACATCACGAGGGAGAATCATCTTTGCAACAAACCCCCCTTCCCGTGCAGATTGCTGTTTACCTACCTTGCTTCCCCGTCAGCTTTTACTTTAACCGCAGCTGTGACGGACATTTGGCAGGATCTCACGCCATCAACCCGAAACTTCTTCGTGCCGGCTCGTGAAGGGGATCTGTTGGCAGATGACAGGTCTCCAAGTTATTTCAACAATAGCACTTCAAGGGCTTTTGCTCCATCTGTTGCGGTGAATTGATACTCTATCCCGAAGGTGCCAGAAATAGAAACACTTTATCTACTGCTAGAGTTTCCATCATCCCTTAACTCCCTTAGCAAACATAATCTCAAAGCAGAAGAGACTGCGGCACGTCGAGATCAGGTTCACACGTTTACAGAAGGCCCtcgttttatttttgttaactcTAAAGGTCCTTGCAgcttatttttccctctgcacagTACAGTGGCAGGATTAAAGCTGCAGAGGTTCCAGTGTCAGCTTAAATTCTCTGATGCGGGTGAATTTTAGACTCACAGCAGGACAGTTGAAATAAACACGGAGGGAAGAGGGACCAATCAAACACTCAGCTACCTCTCCTAGAGCTTGAACTTCCAACCACCTTCAATACTTGTCTGTTTCACAGGTTTCTGTTGCTTACATGAGCTATGCAGCTTTATTTTCCAAGCTACGACCAGCCCATGCATGACCGGAATGCCCTCTGTGGGGCATGCATGTGTTCAAGGGAAGCTGTAGAGAACctttttccctgtttatttttttccccattaaccACTGTTGACGCAGTGAACAATTTGGAAGAAGTgttgagattttatttttcaagtgtacTACAAACCCGATTTTTTTCTATAGGCACTCCAAACTGAAAGCTTCATCCCCTCCCGATGGGGTGGGGGCTGCCTCATGCCGAGTTCCCCAAACAGGGCAGCATACGCCGTCACCCAGCGGATGAGGTGGGGCTACAATTTTGTCCCATCCGTTATTGTCCAGTTTCCATGCCTAAGGAGCAAGGGGATCTACAGGACTGGTAACAGAATTTAGTCTCTAAATGCTGAGCAGGTTTCAGATGAGCAAAGAGCTGGGGAGAGAGTTATCTAGCATCCACCACCACTCCATGAGAAAGACCACGCATGAGACCAGCCCCAGCAATGCTCGTTAGCTCTAGGTGTGGCCTGTGTTTCTCACAACATGGATACTTGCGTACTGAGATCCCCAGATTAGCAGCTGTTAGTGCTTGTTAACTTGGGTCCTTCCAAGTTGAGGCTCGGTTTATAGTGCCATAGAGGATATAACATATTCCATTACGAATGTCGGGCATTCCCATGGCACTTTCTGTCCCCAAGTCTCCCAGGCCTTTCCTAGTTAGCTAAGCCaagcagtattttttctgtaacGAAGATGATGAGGTCTCTCTTTTGGGGATGGCCATAGTCATACTCTTGCCATCCTGGAGGAAGTCTGACAGAGCTGAGACTACCGGGTATTTGGGATTATCACTTCGCCTTGCACTACAGCTCAAGCAAATGTGACTagataaatagaaaatatattccGCTTGACTCTGGACGTGGTACGTACCTTACAGTCTCTTTTAGAAACATGCCACACTATAATAGCGTGGGGTGAGATGAGAGAGCCACCGCAGACCCCGAGTGACTACTTTGCAAGGTGCGGATGCACAGCAGAATCAATATCGCTCCAaccttcctttttgttttggggttttttaaggtTTGGGAGTTTAGGATGATGACCTCAAGCCCATCTTAAACTTCACAGACCCAGACCAATTGTCTCAAGCCCATGGTTTTCTAGGCTTAGAGTATAACTTCAGAGTGGCAAAAGAGCATGTTGTGTGCACACACAACTACTTTTGCAACAGCCCAGTGAAGTTTTATACTGACTACAGGCCAACATCCTCCTCTTCTGTATCTTTAAAgatatacaaaaataaacactaaCTGTAATTATTCTAAACCACattaattcaaattttaaaatgcaaatggttAAAATGCCTCTCTCTTCCTATTTTCAGTGGCTTGCAGAAAAGCTCTGGACAGTACCACAGTAGCAGCTCACGAATCTGAAATCTACTGCAAAACTTGCTACGGGAGAAAATATGGTCCCAAAGGTATTGGCTTCGGACAAGGGGCGGGATGTCTCAGCACTGACACCGGTGACCATCTAGGCTTGAATCTGCAACAGTGAGTTAAATCTCATGACAGCACCTTTTTCTTGTACTACTTGTCACTAGCAAggtactttaaatattttattctgtttccatAACAACACCTAGCGTAAGTAGCAGAGCAGACTTTCCTACCACCTTTCCTTCAGTGGACACAGTTATTTAccattttttaatgacattcaGTCCCTTTGAGCCCTCTTTATAGATTATCTTCTCCTTCACTGGGCCATTATTCTGCAGAAGCAGACCTTATATGCCACCACAGATGTAAATGTTCTCTGCAATTATAACTTGCCATTAGCACAGTGGTAAAGCCACATTCGCCATAGAAcatgagaatattttttccGCCCCCCTATCAGAGGCTACAATAGAGTTAGGTTTTGCTGTTAGAGAAATAATCATACCACCACATACTGTTAACTCTCCTCTCAACGGGGGAAATAGTGTTTCTAAATCCTCCCTGTGGCTTGAATAACACTCACAAACACACCGAGAATATGTTTCAACAAAGGGATTCTAATGGTACACCATCTTCCAAAAGCCTCAGCTGCACATAATCACCTCTGACAGGACATTTTTATAGTATTCTTCTACGACTCTCAAAGCTGAACATTTCCAAATCAACGATGCTTTCCTCTGGTATGACTATAAGGAAACCAATTAACCAATATGCCGTGCAGGAAATAGAAGCTTAAATAATGTATTGAACTGTAGCTTCTTGTAAGATACTAATCCATTATGGGCAGAGTTCTGTATCAGAAACTGTCACGTCCTGTAGATTTAATGACCTGTTGCAGTCCAACAGTCCGGTAATTCAAAAGTCACTCTGTGACAGGCTTTAAGCGAGCACAAAGACGTAATGCACAAAGCCcagaaatacaaagcaaagcTACTTTTCTGATGTGCTTTTGACCCTGGGCCAGCTAAGAACCCCAGTTCCCTGTCCAAACATTACAGAGACTAATGAAACAACTGCATGTAAAACCTAAGGGTTTTCTCCGCTCACTGCTGAGTGCCAGCAGATACCAGCTTTTCAACCGCACAACACAGAAtaccttcatttttctctttttccccgCCCCTTGCCTAAGACCAGtaatttagtaatttttatCCCTTACCAAAAAATCATGAAACCCTATTTCTAGACcaaatataacattttaatcAGTCTTTTAGAACActgaaaatttctgtttcagggGGTCACCAAAACCCGCTCGCCCTTCTACACCAACTAATCCTTCAAAGTTTGCCAAAAAGATGGTGGACGTGGATAAATGTCCCCGCTGTGGCAAATCAGTGTATGCTGCAGAGAAGATCATGGGAGGAGGAAAAGTAAGTAGTTACTACAGCACTGGAAACAAAACAGGCTTTCATAACGGTGACAAGCTATAGCTAGTCGGTCCTTGATCTTTTAAGTTTTTACTCATGGTCTCAATGAAGAAAATATGAGGATGAATTAGCAAATTGCTAGGGAGCCCGATGTACTGACTTTCAGCATTAAAACCATGTGCTTTTCATAAACCTTCTGCAACTTTCTGCATCTTGTTGGCATCTGAAGGACAACTCCTGGCTATGGTACAGGCTGCCTTTTCTACCACAGTCATTCTACTAACTTCTCTGGagatatttataatttaaacattttttttgtagtgGCAATTGCAGTTAAACTGAAGAGATTCCGTgactagaaaaacaaaagcctgcCTCACATACCATGCTAGTTCTCTGCTCTAGGAACTCTCACTAGAATATTATCTCTGCACATCAAAGAAATGGCCAAAACAAGAGTAATATCTATAGCTCTCTGCTTTTTACTAGCCCTCCATTAATAACAAAGTCACTAGGTAAGATCTTGGTAATAAAGTCATTGAAAGAAAGACTGATCTAGAATGACTAAAAATGGAAGCCATCAGACCAAGACAATTTTAACCTTTTCAAACCACAAAAAGGAAGAGTTTTTTGCTTCTTGTATCTGCTAG
Proteins encoded in this window:
- the CSRP3 gene encoding cysteine and glycine-rich protein 3, translating into MPNWGGGAKCGACEKTVYHAEEIQCNGRSFHKTCFLCMACRKALDSTTVAAHESEIYCKTCYGRKYGPKGIGFGQGAGCLSTDTGDHLGLNLQQGSPKPARPSTPTNPSKFAKKMVDVDKCPRCGKSVYAAEKIMGGGKPWHKTCFRCAICGKSLESTNVTDKDGELYCKVCYAKNFGPKGIGFGGLTQVEKKECE